In Roseofilum casamattae BLCC-M143, the following proteins share a genomic window:
- the rsmD gene encoding 16S rRNA (guanine(966)-N(2))-methyltransferase RsmD translates to MRIYGNRKIKTLAGSITRPTASRVREAVFNIWQSSIDGCRWLDLCTGSGAMGAEALCRGASWVVGIEQSAQACLLIRENWEQMASPERFQLLRGDVRKRLKQLEGDRFDRIYFDPPYDSSLYAPVLIAIAKLQLLGETGEVAVEHSPKAPPPEDLNGLEVLRQKAYGKTAVTFYRQTMGTIGDN, encoded by the coding sequence ATGCGTATTTATGGAAATCGTAAAATTAAAACCCTGGCGGGTTCAATAACTCGCCCCACTGCTTCGCGGGTGCGCGAAGCGGTGTTTAATATTTGGCAGAGTTCGATTGATGGCTGCCGTTGGTTAGATTTGTGTACTGGGAGTGGGGCGATGGGAGCCGAAGCTTTATGTCGCGGGGCCAGTTGGGTGGTTGGCATCGAGCAGTCGGCTCAAGCTTGTCTGTTGATTCGGGAGAACTGGGAACAAATGGCTTCGCCGGAGCGGTTTCAACTGTTGCGCGGGGATGTGCGGAAACGCCTGAAGCAGCTCGAGGGCGATCGCTTCGATCGCATTTATTTCGATCCTCCCTATGATAGCTCGTTGTACGCACCCGTGTTAATCGCGATCGCTAAACTGCAGTTGCTCGGCGAAACGGGAGAGGTGGCAGTCGAACATTCTCCAAAAGCTCCGCCTCCAGAAGACTTGAATGGTTTAGAAGTACTGCGTCAAAAAGCGTATGGTAAAACAGCCGTTACGTTTTATAGACAAACCATGGGGACGATCGGCGACAATTGA